CAGGATGATGAAACCATAGGGCTCGATCAGCGCATATTTCATGGCCATGCGCGGGGAGAGCAGGCTGCTCAGGATGCGCCCGCCGTCCAGGGGAGGCAACGGCAGCAAATTGAGCAACATCAAGGCGATGTTGATGAAGACGCCCGCCGCCGCCATGAAGATCATGGGCCGCGACACCACGGCGCTGTTGAGGTAGATGGCCAGCTTGGCGATGAGTATCCAGAACACGGTCATCGCCAGGTTCGCCGCCGGACCCGCGGCCGCCACCCAGCCCACATCGCGCCGGGGATTGCGCAAGCGGCCCCAATCCACCGGCACCGGCTTGGCCCAACCAAAGATGAACTGGCTGAACACCAGCAGCAGTCCCGGCACCAGCAAGGTTCCCACCGGGTCGATGTGCTTCAAGGGGTTGAGGGAGAGCCGCCCCTGCTGCTCGGCGGTGCGGTCGCCCAGCAGTTTGGCCACCCAGCCGTGGGCAACTTCGTGGAGGGTGATGGCAAACAATACGGGCAGGGCCCAGATGGCGAAACGCCCGACGGTGGTTAATTCTTCCATCTCTTGCGATCGGTGGTTTAACGAAGGTTACTGACGGCTCCCGCACCCTGGCGGATGATTTCCGGCGTTTCCTCCATGAAGCCGATGATGGTGGTGGGCGCGTAGGCTACGGCCCCGGCGTCGATGATCAAATCGACCTCCTTCTCCAGGCGCTCGCGGATATCCTCCGGGTCGGTCATGGCATCCTCCTCCCCTGGCAGAATCAGTGTCGCACTGAACATGGGTTCCGCCAACTCGGCGACCAGCGCCTTGGAAATTACGTTGTCGGGCAAGCGAATGCCGATGCTCTTGCGCTTGGGATGCTGCAGGCGCCTGGGAACTTCCCGTGTGGCCTTGAGGATAAAGGTATAGGGCCCGGGCGTCAGTTGCTTCATCATGCGGAAGGCCTCGTTGCCGATCTTGGCAAAGATGGCGATCTGCGAAAGATCTTCACAAACCAGGGTGAAATTGTGGTCCTCGCTCAGTTGCCGGATGCGGCGGATGCGGTCGAGGGCTGCCTTCTCGTCCATGCGGCACCCCAGGGCATAGGAGGAATCCGTCGGATAGACGATCACGCCGCCCGCCTTGACGATCTCCACGGCGCGGCGAATCAGCCGGGGCTGCGGGTTGAGCGGGTGAATCTGGAAGAACTGGGCCATAAGCTGGGTAGTTTACTACAGAGCGCCGGCCAACACCTCACGCGTTTTGAGCGACAAATTAGGCCATAGCCCTGCGATGGGATATACTGCATTCCGGTGGACAAAAGGTCTGCCCGCGATACCGATCATCGCCCTTCCCTTCACAGTTCCCCTTCCCGCCTGGATCGGCCCGGTTCATTCCGGCAGGTTTCCTTTTGTTTTCCGAGAGATTTTTCATGTCATTCCAACAGCTCGGCCTGAGTGCCGAACTTCTGCGCGCCGTCGGCGAACAGGGTTACGAACGTCCCACCCCGGTCCAGAAACAGGCCATTCCGGCCATCCTCGAAGGCAGGGACATGCTGGCCGGCGCCCAGACCGGAACCGGCAAGACCGCAGGCTTCACCCTGCCCCTGCTGCAATTGCTGAACGAAACGCCCAATGCCAAGGGCCAGCCACGCTTCGTCAGGGCCCTGATCCTGACCCCCACCCGCGAACTAGCGGCCCAGGTGCACGAGAGCGTGACCACCTATGGCAAATACCTGCCGCTGCGCGCCAGCGCGATCTTCGGCGGCGTCGGCATGGGCCCGCAGGTGGACCGCTTGCGCCGGGGCGTCGATATCCTGGTGGCCACGCCCGGCCGCCTGCTGGACCACGTGCAGCAGAAAACCCTGGATCTGTCCCGGGTGGAGATCTTCGTGCTGGACGAGGCCGACCGCATGCTGGACATGGGCTTCATCCATGACGTGCGCCGCATCATCAAGCTGCTGCCGCCGCGCCGCCAGAACCTCCTGTTCTCCGCCACCTTCTCCGAGGAGATCCGCACGCTCTCCGCCCAGATCCTGCACCAGCCCGCCGAGGTGGAAGTGGCCCGGCGCAATGCGGCGGCGGAAACCGTCAGCCAGCGCGTATTTCCCATCGAAAAGGATCGCAAGCGCGAACTGCTCTCCTATCTGGTGGGCAGCGGCAACTGGCAGCAGGTGCTGGTGTTCGTGCGCACCAAGCACGGCGCCGACCGCCTGGGCCGGCAACTGGAGCGGGACGGCATCCGCGCCGCCGTGCTGCACGGCGACAAGAGCCAGGGCGCGAGGACCCGCGCTCTGGCCGACTTCAAGAGCGGTGGCGTGGCGGTGCTGGTGGCCACGGACATCGCCGCGCGCGGCCTGGACATCGACCAACTGCCCCATGTGGTGAATTTCGAGCTTCCCAACGTGCCCGAGGATTATGTGCACCGCATCGGCCGCACCGGCCGCGCCGGAGCCAGCGGCGAAGCGCTTTCCCTGGTCTGCGCCGAGGAGGTCAAGCAACTCGCCGCCATCGAGCGCCTGCTCAAGCGCGAAATCCCGAGGGTCACCATGCCGGGCTTCGAAGCCACCTTCAGTCTCAAGGTGCAAGCCGCCCCCAAGGGGGGACATGCGCCCCGTCCCAACCTGCCGCCGACACACCGGCCCAACGCGCCCCGCAAGCGCCGGGAGCAAGCCGGGTCGGGCCGCGCGAGCGGACGCCGCGCCTGAAGCGTGCGGCCGCCTCGACCTCCGCGCACCAATGTCAACCCGGACTCAACTATCTTTCTACCGCGAGACGGCATCGGCCGGGAGCCTGATTCTGTAAGATGCCGGCAGGCGCGAGGTCAATGCGCCGCTGGCATTGCGTACTGTCCAACTACCACGAGAGGCTTGCTATGGAACTGGGAATGATCGGATTGGGCCGCATGGGCGCCAACATGGCCAAGCGCCTGATGCGCGGGGGCCATCGCGTGGTCGCCTACGACCGCGACGCGGCGGCCGTGGCCAAACATGAGAGCAACGGCGGCGTGGGAGCCACCAGCGTCGAGGACATGATCGCCAAGATGACCCCGCCGCGCGCCGTGTGGTGCATGCTGCCCCACGGCCAGATCACCGAGGATGCTATCGCCCAGTTGGGCGAGCTGCTGAGCCCCGGCGACGTGGTCATCGACGGCGGCAACACCTATTTCAAGGATGACGTGCGGCGCGCCCAGGAACTGGCCAAGAACGGCGTCGATTACATGGACGTCGGCACCAGCGGCGGCGTCTGGGGCGCCGAGCGTGGCTACTGCCTGATGGTGGGCGGACCCAAGGAAGCCTTTGCCCGGCTCGAGCCCATCTTCGTCAGCCTGGCGCCCGGCATCGAGGCCGCGCCGCGCACTCCGGGACGCACCGGCGCCGAAACCAGCGCAG
The genomic region above belongs to Methyloterricola oryzae and contains:
- a CDS encoding site-2 protease family protein; its protein translation is MEELTTVGRFAIWALPVLFAITLHEVAHGWVAKLLGDRTAEQQGRLSLNPLKHIDPVGTLLVPGLLLVFSQFIFGWAKPVPVDWGRLRNPRRDVGWVAAAGPAANLAMTVFWILIAKLAIYLNSAVVSRPMIFMAAAGVFINIALMLLNLLPLPPLDGGRILSSLLSPRMAMKYALIEPYGFIILLVLIMTNVLSMILSAPLNMMLGLALQLGGIPPGILYHLFGQGGG
- a CDS encoding L-threonylcarbamoyladenylate synthase, with protein sequence MAQFFQIHPLNPQPRLIRRAVEIVKAGGVIVYPTDSSYALGCRMDEKAALDRIRRIRQLSEDHNFTLVCEDLSQIAIFAKIGNEAFRMMKQLTPGPYTFILKATREVPRRLQHPKRKSIGIRLPDNVISKALVAELAEPMFSATLILPGEEDAMTDPEDIRERLEKEVDLIIDAGAVAYAPTTIIGFMEETPEIIRQGAGAVSNLR
- a CDS encoding DEAD/DEAH box helicase; its protein translation is MSFQQLGLSAELLRAVGEQGYERPTPVQKQAIPAILEGRDMLAGAQTGTGKTAGFTLPLLQLLNETPNAKGQPRFVRALILTPTRELAAQVHESVTTYGKYLPLRASAIFGGVGMGPQVDRLRRGVDILVATPGRLLDHVQQKTLDLSRVEIFVLDEADRMLDMGFIHDVRRIIKLLPPRRQNLLFSATFSEEIRTLSAQILHQPAEVEVARRNAAAETVSQRVFPIEKDRKRELLSYLVGSGNWQQVLVFVRTKHGADRLGRQLERDGIRAAVLHGDKSQGARTRALADFKSGGVAVLVATDIAARGLDIDQLPHVVNFELPNVPEDYVHRIGRTGRAGASGEALSLVCAEEVKQLAAIERLLKREIPRVTMPGFEATFSLKVQAAPKGGHAPRPNLPPTHRPNAPRKRREQAGSGRASGRRA
- the gnd gene encoding phosphogluconate dehydrogenase (NAD(+)-dependent, decarboxylating), giving the protein MRRWHCVLSNYHERLAMELGMIGLGRMGANMAKRLMRGGHRVVAYDRDAAAVAKHESNGGVGATSVEDMIAKMTPPRAVWCMLPHGQITEDAIAQLGELLSPGDVVIDGGNTYFKDDVRRAQELAKNGVDYMDVGTSGGVWGAERGYCLMVGGPKEAFARLEPIFVSLAPGIEAAPRTPGRTGAETSAEHGYLHCGPAGAGHFVKMVHNGIEYGIMEAYAEGLDLMNSQEQHPEESGMRYDLDLREISELWRRGSVIGSWLLDLTASALFEEPDLERFTGQVPDSGEGRWTVMTAVENAVSTPVLTAALYRRFRSRRTATFADRSLSAMREKFGGHSEK